One part of the Tolypothrix sp. NIES-4075 genome encodes these proteins:
- a CDS encoding two-partner secretion domain-containing protein: protein MSGISTYSHWLKNFGIAIGSTCAFSTTCVAQIIPDSTLPNNSRVTTQDNIRIIERGTQAGSNLFHSFEQFSVPTRSSAFFNNTLDIQNIITRVTGSSISNIDGLIRANGRANLFLINPNGIVFGPNALLNVGGSFFASTASAVKFADGTEFSATTPQTTPLLTVSVPIGLQFGQTQGKILVQAVPPTTNFPPLTSPPSVTETLEFVNTRLRDIFSRPTQLQVLPGRTLALVGGDIDIESGNLTALGGRIELGSVASPSLVSLTPTIQGWALGYEGVQNFRNIQLSGAATVNASGNGGGDIQVRGGQVTATNQSVIFAGTLGNQNGGDIYIGARQLNINNGSIVGTGTTAIGNSGNLIIETQNLNIQDGGVVETGTEGVGNAGNLTIRATDSVNIVNRGLIATGSLNQGNAGQLTIDTKTLSIFNAGQVLNATSSSGKGGSLAVTASESVEIGGAQSFLFTDTFGLETAGDLTITTKKLIVRDGGQVSSASLGIGSAGNLVVNASESVELSGIAKIPLISGERPIPSGLFASSGLEGSRFIGTGVGGNLKINTGNLVVRDGAQVSVSSLGSSVAGQLQVQARSIDLDNQGQLIAETASGNGGNIRLDLQDLLLLRDKSQISTTAGRENAGGDGGNITINAPNGFIVSVLGDNSDISANAFTGRGGKINITASGIYGIQSRAQPTLESDITASSERGVAGVVEFNTSGIDPMQGLVELPTGLVDNIKLIASSCNAFAGSEASTFVVTGRGGVPPSPDEPLSSDVVWSDTRLPNITVQQYRSEKPTNKPSKPKSVEIVPATGWVFNDKGEVTLISSASNATAFKATPASCPQR from the coding sequence ATGTCTGGAATCAGTACTTATTCGCACTGGTTAAAAAACTTTGGGATTGCTATAGGTAGTACGTGTGCTTTCTCTACAACTTGCGTGGCTCAAATTATCCCAGATAGCACTCTACCTAATAATTCTCGTGTAACAACGCAGGACAACATTAGAATCATTGAAAGAGGAACCCAAGCTGGAAGCAACTTGTTCCACAGCTTTGAACAGTTTTCTGTTCCCACTAGAAGTTCGGCTTTCTTCAACAACACTCTTGATATTCAGAATATTATTACTCGCGTAACCGGTTCATCAATTTCTAACATTGATGGTTTGATTCGTGCTAACGGCAGAGCTAACTTATTTTTAATCAATCCCAATGGCATTGTATTTGGTCCCAATGCTCTGTTAAACGTTGGCGGCTCGTTTTTCGCAAGTACTGCCAGTGCAGTCAAATTTGCCGATGGTACAGAGTTTAGTGCAACTACTCCTCAAACAACACCTCTACTAACGGTAAGTGTTCCGATTGGCTTGCAATTTGGTCAGACACAAGGAAAAATTCTCGTGCAAGCAGTGCCTCCCACTACAAATTTTCCTCCCTTGACATCTCCACCAAGTGTGACAGAAACACTGGAATTTGTAAACACAAGGCTAAGAGACATTTTCAGTAGACCGACTCAGCTACAGGTGTTACCAGGTAGAACCTTGGCGCTAGTAGGTGGTGATATAGATATCGAATCCGGGAATTTAACCGCTCTAGGGGGACGGATTGAACTAGGGAGTGTCGCTAGCCCAAGTTTGGTTAGCCTAACCCCAACGATTCAAGGTTGGGCTTTGGGATATGAAGGTGTCCAAAACTTCCGTAACATCCAACTATCAGGTGCTGCTACAGTCAATGCCAGTGGTAATGGTGGAGGTGATATCCAAGTGCGGGGTGGGCAAGTTACAGCAACCAATCAGTCAGTAATTTTTGCAGGCACCTTAGGTAATCAAAACGGAGGAGATATATATATTGGGGCAAGGCAGTTAAACATTAATAATGGCTCTATTGTGGGTACTGGTACAACGGCGATAGGCAACAGTGGGAATTTAATTATTGAAACTCAGAACCTCAATATTCAAGATGGAGGCGTAGTAGAAACTGGAACTGAGGGTGTAGGTAATGCAGGAAACTTAACAATACGAGCAACAGACTCGGTGAATATAGTAAACCGAGGCTTGATCGCTACAGGCTCTCTGAACCAGGGAAATGCTGGTCAATTGACTATTGACACAAAAACCCTAAGTATTTTTAATGCTGGACAAGTCCTTAATGCTACTTCATCTTCAGGAAAGGGAGGAAGTTTGGCAGTGACTGCTTCAGAGTCGGTAGAAATAGGGGGAGCCCAAAGCTTTTTGTTTACAGATACTTTTGGGTTGGAAACTGCTGGAGATTTGACGATTACCACTAAAAAGCTGATTGTTAGAGATGGAGGGCAAGTATCGTCCGCTAGTCTGGGTATAGGTTCTGCTGGAAATTTGGTCGTAAATGCCTCGGAATCGGTGGAGCTGAGTGGAATTGCGAAAATTCCCCTTATCAGTGGTGAGCGACCAATTCCCAGTGGCTTGTTTGCCTCATCAGGACTTGAGGGGTCTAGATTCATCGGCACTGGTGTCGGTGGAAACCTGAAGATTAACACTGGAAACTTAGTTGTTCGGGATGGTGCCCAAGTTAGTGTGAGCAGTCTAGGTTCAAGTGTTGCAGGTCAGCTTCAGGTACAGGCACGTTCTATTGATTTGGATAACCAAGGACAACTCATAGCCGAAACTGCGTCAGGTAACGGCGGAAATATTAGACTGGATTTACAGGACTTATTACTGTTGCGTGACAAAAGTCAAATATCCACTACCGCAGGCAGAGAAAACGCTGGTGGAGACGGCGGCAATATCACTATCAATGCTCCCAATGGCTTCATTGTTAGTGTCCTTGGTGATAATAGCGATATTTCAGCTAATGCCTTCACTGGCAGAGGCGGCAAAATAAATATTACAGCCTCTGGGATTTATGGTATTCAGTCTCGTGCCCAACCGACCTTAGAAAGTGACATCACTGCCAGCTCTGAACGTGGGGTGGCTGGTGTGGTAGAATTCAACACATCGGGTATCGACCCCATGCAAGGATTAGTAGAACTGCCTACAGGTTTAGTTGATAACATTAAACTAATTGCTTCTAGCTGTAATGCTTTTGCTGGTTCAGAAGCCAGTACTTTCGTCGTGACTGGACGCGGTGGTGTACCCCCCAGCCCTGATGAACCTCTTAGCAGTGATGTGGTTTGGTCAGATACTCGTCTGCCAAATATCACCGTGCAGCAGTATCGTTCAGAGAAACCCACTAATAAACCTTCAAAGCCAAAATCCGTGGAAATTGTGCCTGCTACTGGTTGGGTGTTCAACGATAAAGGAGAAGTAACGCTTATATCTTCTGCATCCAATGCTACTGCTTTTAAAGCTACTCCTGCTAGTTGCCCTCAACGGTGA
- a CDS encoding DUF7734 family protein codes for MQNFISKRLEEYTTKRPQEVLVVTAEIAGEQDTIVIFKGFSSSLMRSTAFDPDVPVLPDEANIESIDRVTSPYNPQTPRYIQQGLSWSAMQVLLSEVGV; via the coding sequence ATGCAAAATTTTATCAGCAAGCGGCTGGAAGAGTATACTACCAAACGCCCCCAAGAAGTCTTAGTTGTAACGGCAGAAATTGCTGGCGAACAAGACACAATTGTTATATTTAAAGGCTTTTCTAGTTCTTTGATGCGCTCAACTGCATTCGATCCGGATGTACCTGTATTGCCAGATGAGGCAAACATTGAGAGTATCGACCGAGTAACGAGTCCTTACAATCCCCAAACACCTCGTTATATTCAACAAGGACTGTCTTGGTCAGCTATGCAAGTCCTGTTATCAGAGGTGGGAGTTTAA